Proteins found in one Enterococcus sp. 9D6_DIV0238 genomic segment:
- the cls gene encoding cardiolipin synthase, with protein sequence MRIFILILVGLLLLNTTAALITVFRKPRSISSVLAWIMTLIFLPGIGFIIYLFCGRGIDGQKVFQLTDYDNEKIAEIKKIVDKDNLKADSGLNINLLTDARVLNRYFRNMDSSPLSKRNSIQLYTDGKEKFEALFDDIRKAKETVHVEYYSFFNDKIGNKFLDLLEEKVKEGIEVYLIYDPWGSPGADKKFFASFVAAGGNVAPFITSKNMISKTRLNYHLHRKIVVIDGRIGWTGGFNVGDQYLGESKKFGYWRDTHIRIVGSSVFSLQEIFIMDWNASVADKTKKMDYLDKYFQFSADDQLEDLSLQIVSDGPDSEEEILKSGFIKMILAAEKSVWIQTPYLIPDDSMINALLIAVRSGIDVRIMIPCMPDHPFIYRATQYYANYLHKRGIKIYLYQNGFLHAKTMIIDNEICMVGTTNQDIRSYALNFEVSTFIYDTKFSWKLTQIFKEDIEQSLLLTDEMIKKQSHWLRFKQNFSRLLSPIL encoded by the coding sequence ATGAGAATTTTTATCCTCATACTTGTGGGTTTATTGTTATTAAATACAACAGCAGCACTTATTACCGTATTTAGAAAGCCGCGAAGTATTTCCAGTGTTTTGGCCTGGATCATGACCTTGATTTTTTTACCAGGAATCGGCTTTATTATCTATCTTTTTTGCGGTAGAGGGATCGATGGGCAAAAAGTATTTCAATTAACTGACTATGATAACGAAAAAATAGCAGAAATCAAAAAAATTGTCGATAAAGATAATTTAAAAGCTGATAGCGGATTAAATATCAATTTATTGACAGATGCACGTGTACTGAATCGCTATTTCAGAAATATGGATTCATCTCCTTTAAGCAAGCGTAACAGTATACAGCTTTATACGGACGGTAAGGAAAAATTCGAGGCCTTATTTGATGATATCCGTAAAGCAAAAGAAACTGTTCATGTCGAATATTATTCTTTTTTCAACGATAAGATCGGTAATAAATTTCTTGATCTATTGGAGGAAAAAGTAAAAGAGGGGATAGAGGTCTATTTAATCTATGACCCATGGGGCTCACCTGGTGCTGATAAAAAATTCTTTGCTTCATTTGTTGCTGCTGGCGGAAATGTCGCACCTTTTATCACTTCAAAAAATATGATCAGTAAAACTCGACTAAACTATCATTTGCACCGCAAGATCGTTGTGATCGATGGGAGGATAGGCTGGACTGGCGGATTTAATGTCGGTGATCAGTACTTGGGTGAAAGTAAAAAATTTGGTTACTGGCGAGATACACATATTCGAATTGTCGGTTCTTCAGTCTTTTCTCTTCAGGAGATTTTTATCATGGATTGGAACGCGTCTGTTGCAGATAAAACAAAGAAAATGGACTATTTAGATAAGTATTTCCAATTTTCTGCTGATGATCAATTAGAAGATTTATCATTGCAAATCGTTTCTGATGGACCTGATTCAGAAGAAGAAATTCTAAAAAGCGGTTTTATAAAAATGATTTTAGCGGCCGAAAAATCGGTTTGGATCCAAACACCGTATTTAATACCAGATGACAGCATGATCAATGCGCTGCTGATTGCTGTTCGATCTGGAATCGATGTACGTATCATGATTCCATGTATGCCAGATCATCCGTTTATTTATCGCGCAACTCAGTACTATGCAAACTATCTTCATAAACGCGGCATAAAAATTTATCTGTATCAAAACGGTTTTTTACATGCAAAAACAATGATCATCGACAATGAAATCTGTATGGTCGGCACCACAAATCAAGATATCAGAAGCTATGCATTGAATTTTGAAGTAAGCACATTTATTTATGATACTAAGTTTTCTTGGAAGCTCACTCAAATATTCAAAGAAGACATAGAGCAAAGTCTTTTACTGACTGATGAGATGATCAAAAAACAGTCCCATTGGTTACGATTTAAGCAAAATTTCTCAAGATTATTATCACCAATCCTGTAG
- a CDS encoding DUF2179 domain-containing protein — MGMDVKMLATIFFVNFSYITLNTIRFMLTMKGYRLIAPLVSMAEITIYVLGLSMVLNRLDEPINLIVYALGYAVGISVGIKIEDYLALGYIMVTAILPSSTEQLNLPEILRENGYGVTQSFGAGREGERMILEILSPRKNERSLYKLINEKEPRAFIISYEPKFISGGFWTKKVRKRNS; from the coding sequence ATTGGAATGGATGTCAAGATGCTTGCAACTATCTTTTTTGTGAATTTTTCGTATATTACCTTGAACACTATCCGCTTTATGCTGACCATGAAAGGCTATCGTTTGATTGCACCATTAGTCAGCATGGCCGAGATCACGATTTACGTTTTAGGCTTAAGTATGGTATTGAATCGTTTAGATGAGCCCATCAATTTAATCGTGTACGCTTTAGGGTATGCAGTCGGAATCAGCGTTGGAATCAAAATCGAAGATTACTTAGCTTTAGGCTATATCATGGTTACAGCGATCTTGCCTTCTTCTACAGAACAACTGAATTTACCGGAGATATTAAGAGAAAATGGATATGGTGTGACCCAAAGCTTTGGTGCCGGTCGTGAAGGTGAACGAATGATTCTTGAAATTCTTTCTCCTCGCAAAAATGAACGTAGTTTGTATAAACTGATCAATGAAAAAGAACCTAGAGCATTTATCATTTCTTATGAACCTAAGTTTATTTCAGGTGGTTTCTGGACTAAAAAAGTGCGTAAACGAAATAGTTAA
- a CDS encoding DUF1803 domain-containing protein, which translates to MEKVTYYYKRENTAQLNKLISTPLFEEIMLHLIRNQQQELILRQLKAAIPTTENLELYLEQMISQGIIQRVNRRYYLSIPIFSQQNRLEIPASTQLFLDDLMKKSSNQDQFFGEVLWSVFFDDNTDYFFGVQTEDSSTTFVKKIEEGNEKLKFVSLHLEDTFPLSLADYFSLLSKRTALPDTFKPIEQLIGDVDIDYFITQALKVIRSSIRSKSKQMKRNIFQETFVITNDLQERADATFSLTSPILENGSLATADELDELKKILPPLWENIKDDNERIFYKKQLYSYLFHYYFPEIDFLHYLKH; encoded by the coding sequence TTGGAAAAGGTAACCTACTATTATAAAAGAGAAAACACCGCACAGCTGAACAAGTTGATTTCCACACCATTATTTGAAGAAATCATGCTGCATTTGATACGGAATCAGCAACAAGAACTTATTTTACGACAGTTAAAAGCGGCTATTCCAACAACAGAAAATTTAGAACTCTATTTAGAACAAATGATCAGTCAGGGGATCATCCAAAGAGTAAATCGACGCTATTATTTATCCATACCGATTTTTTCTCAGCAAAATCGCCTAGAGATACCAGCTTCTACCCAATTATTCTTAGATGATTTAATGAAAAAATCCAGCAACCAAGACCAGTTTTTTGGCGAAGTTTTATGGTCGGTATTCTTTGATGACAATACGGACTATTTTTTTGGTGTACAAACGGAGGATTCTTCGACTACTTTTGTGAAAAAAATAGAAGAGGGGAATGAGAAGCTGAAATTTGTTTCTCTTCATCTGGAAGATACGTTTCCGCTTTCTCTAGCCGACTATTTTTCTCTACTCTCTAAAAGAACGGCTTTACCAGATACATTCAAGCCAATAGAGCAATTGATCGGAGATGTTGATATTGATTATTTCATCACTCAAGCACTAAAAGTGATACGTTCTAGTATCAGGTCAAAGTCCAAACAAATGAAGAGAAATATTTTTCAGGAGACTTTTGTAATCACAAATGACTTGCAAGAAAGAGCTGATGCCACTTTTTCTTTGACTTCACCCATCTTAGAAAATGGTAGTTTAGCGACAGCAGACGAACTAGACGAACTCAAAAAAATCTTACCGCCACTTTGGGAAAATATCAAAGACGATAATGAACGCATATTCTATAAGAAACAATTATATTCTTACTTGTTTCATTATTATTTTCCTGAGATAGACTTTTTACACTACTTAAAACATTAA
- a CDS encoding manganese-dependent inorganic pyrophosphatase, with translation MSKILVFGHQNPDTDAIGAAISFAYLQKELGKDTEAVALGAPSEETQYALDYFNVDAPRVIENAAGEPNQVMLVDHNEFQQSVSDIADVTILAVVDHHRIANFETADPLYYRAEPVGCTSTIVLKLFKENNIVVPKQIAGMMVSAIISDTLLFKSPTCTQEDIDAAHELADIAEINLNGYGLDMLKAGTNLSDKSAEVLLDLDAKSFPMGSKNVRIAQVNTVDLNEVLDRQEELEAAMKNENAMNGYDLFVLIITDILNSDSELLVIGESLDKVESAFNVTLDNNRAFLNGVVSRKKQVVPQLTEVFS, from the coding sequence ATGTCAAAAATTCTTGTTTTTGGACACCAAAATCCTGATACTGATGCAATCGGTGCAGCGATCAGTTTTGCCTATTTACAAAAAGAACTTGGAAAAGATACTGAAGCTGTAGCTTTAGGTGCACCAAGTGAAGAAACACAATATGCTTTAGATTATTTTAACGTAGATGCACCTCGGGTAATCGAGAATGCAGCTGGAGAACCGAATCAAGTGATGTTAGTCGATCATAATGAATTTCAGCAAAGCGTTTCAGATATTGCAGATGTAACGATCTTAGCTGTTGTTGACCATCATCGTATCGCAAACTTCGAGACAGCTGATCCATTGTATTATCGTGCAGAACCTGTTGGCTGTACAAGTACGATTGTTTTGAAGTTGTTTAAAGAAAATAACATTGTTGTACCAAAACAAATCGCAGGAATGATGGTATCAGCGATCATCTCTGACACTTTATTATTTAAGTCACCAACCTGTACTCAAGAAGATATCGATGCCGCTCACGAACTAGCAGATATCGCAGAAATAAACTTGAACGGCTACGGACTAGATATGTTAAAAGCCGGAACGAATCTAAGTGACAAATCAGCTGAAGTATTACTGGATTTAGATGCTAAAAGCTTCCCAATGGGCTCTAAAAACGTCCGAATCGCTCAAGTTAATACCGTTGACCTGAATGAAGTTTTAGACCGCCAAGAAGAGCTGGAAGCAGCTATGAAAAATGAAAATGCGATGAATGGATATGATTTATTCGTTCTGATCATCACAGATATTTTGAATAGTGACTCTGAATTACTAGTGATCGGAGAGTCACTAGATAAAGTAGAATCAGCTTTCAATGTAACCTTGGATAACAATCGTGCATTTTTAAATGGTGTCGTTTCGCGTAAAAAACAAGTAGTTCCTCAATTAACAGAAGTATTTAGTTAA
- the pflA gene encoding pyruvate formate-lyase-activating protein translates to MTTPVIGRIHSTENFGTVDGPGVRFIVFTQGCRMRCQFCHNPDTWKIGSGGREVTTDEVLEEAIKYRSYWGEKGGITVSGGEPLLQLEFLTDLFKKAKDKGIHTTIDTCGKPFTREEPFFSQFQELMNYTDLLLFDIKHIDNEQHKLLTSLGNENILEMAQYLSEIGKPVWIRHVLVPERSDYDEYLIRLDSFIKTLKNVDKVEVLPYHVMGKYKWDELGLDYPLKGIDPPTEERVTNAKKILHVADYQGYATR, encoded by the coding sequence ATGACGACACCTGTAATTGGTAGAATCCACTCTACAGAAAATTTTGGAACGGTTGATGGACCTGGTGTCCGCTTCATCGTGTTTACGCAAGGGTGCCGCATGCGTTGTCAATTTTGCCATAATCCTGATACATGGAAAATAGGTTCAGGCGGCCGCGAAGTTACAACGGATGAAGTATTAGAAGAAGCTATCAAGTATCGTTCATATTGGGGCGAAAAGGGAGGAATAACTGTCAGTGGTGGCGAACCATTACTACAGCTGGAATTTCTCACAGACTTATTTAAAAAAGCAAAAGACAAAGGCATACATACAACGATCGACACTTGTGGGAAACCTTTCACAAGAGAAGAACCATTTTTCAGCCAATTTCAAGAATTAATGAACTATACTGATCTGTTATTATTCGATATCAAACATATCGATAATGAACAACACAAATTATTGACTTCTTTAGGAAATGAAAATATTTTAGAAATGGCTCAGTATCTTTCTGAAATTGGAAAACCAGTTTGGATCAGACACGTATTAGTTCCAGAGCGTAGTGACTATGATGAGTATTTGATTCGCCTAGATTCATTTATCAAAACCCTTAAAAATGTCGATAAAGTAGAAGTTTTACCTTATCACGTAATGGGTAAATATAAATGGGACGAATTAGGGTTAGACTATCCATTAAAAGGAATCGATCCACCAACAGAAGAGCGTGTGACTAACGCAAAAAAAATATTACATGTTGCAGATTATCAAGGATATGCAACTAGATAA
- the pflB gene encoding formate C-acetyltransferase, which yields MEQWKGFKGDKWKTSVDTRDFIQRNYTEYTGDDSFLEPIAPSTDKLWTKLQELFEVQHEQNGVYDMDNNIPATITSHEPGYLIKEEETIVGLQTDVPLKQAFMPFGGINMANNSLTSNGYEVDAEMSKIFTEWRKTHNQGVFDAYTPEMRSARKNKIITGLPDAYGRGRIIGDYRRIALYGMDFLIAEKKKDLSNTGNKVMTDDVIRLREEISEQIRAMADLKEMASTYGFDISKPAANAKEAIQWLYFGYLGAIKSQNGAAMSIGRISAFLDIYIQRDLEAGLITEFEAQEMIDHLIMKLRMVKFARTPEYNQLFSGYPIWATLSIAGMGLDGRSLVTKNDFRILHTLTNMGPSPEPNLTVLYSSHLPVGFRTFASKIAKQSSSIQFENDDLLRANWGSDDCAIACCVSATVMGKDMQFFGARANLAKAVLYAINGGVDEKTKMQVAPKFRPMTGDTLDYNEFIDRYKDIMDWLAELYVNTLNVIHYMHDKYSYEAAQLAFMESNLQRTFATGIAGISHAADSVMAIKHGNVKVIRDEDGLAVDYVPQNEFPTYGNDNEEADAMANWILEYFMTQIRRQHTYRNARPTTSLLTITSNVVYGKATGNLPDGRRAGKPLAPGANPSYQDGKFLGEKNGLLASLNSTARLEYTSALDGISNTQTINPNGLGKDDETRIENLRNVMDGYFDKGGYHLNVNVFTNELLLDAQAHPEKYPNLTIRVSGYAVKFRDLTPEQQADVISRTSHDRL from the coding sequence ATGGAGCAATGGAAAGGCTTTAAAGGCGACAAGTGGAAAACATCAGTAGATACACGTGATTTCATTCAAAGAAACTATACTGAGTATACAGGTGATGACTCTTTCCTAGAACCGATCGCACCAAGCACAGACAAATTATGGACAAAATTACAGGAATTATTTGAAGTACAGCATGAACAAAATGGTGTGTACGACATGGACAATAATATTCCTGCAACAATCACTTCTCATGAACCTGGGTATTTGATCAAAGAAGAAGAAACAATCGTAGGTCTACAAACTGACGTACCTTTGAAACAAGCATTCATGCCATTTGGCGGTATCAACATGGCGAATAACTCTTTAACTTCAAACGGTTACGAAGTAGACGCTGAAATGTCTAAAATCTTTACTGAGTGGAGAAAAACACACAACCAAGGTGTTTTCGATGCTTATACACCAGAAATGAGATCAGCTCGTAAAAACAAAATCATCACAGGTCTTCCAGATGCATACGGACGTGGACGTATCATCGGTGATTACCGTCGTATTGCTTTATACGGTATGGATTTCTTGATCGCTGAGAAGAAAAAAGACTTAAGCAACACAGGAAACAAAGTGATGACTGACGATGTTATCCGTTTAAGAGAAGAAATCTCTGAACAAATCAGAGCAATGGCAGATCTTAAAGAAATGGCTTCAACTTATGGTTTTGATATTTCTAAACCAGCAGCAAATGCTAAAGAAGCAATCCAATGGTTATACTTTGGTTACCTAGGTGCAATCAAATCACAAAATGGAGCAGCAATGTCTATCGGACGTATTTCTGCATTCTTAGATATCTATATCCAACGTGATTTAGAAGCTGGATTGATCACTGAATTTGAAGCGCAAGAAATGATCGATCACTTGATCATGAAACTACGTATGGTTAAATTCGCTCGTACACCAGAATACAACCAATTATTCTCTGGTTACCCAATCTGGGCGACATTATCGATCGCTGGTATGGGCTTGGATGGACGTTCATTAGTAACTAAAAATGATTTCCGTATCCTGCATACTTTAACAAACATGGGACCATCACCAGAACCAAACTTAACTGTATTGTATTCATCTCATTTACCAGTAGGATTCAGAACATTTGCATCTAAAATCGCAAAACAAAGTTCTTCGATCCAATTCGAAAATGATGATCTATTACGTGCTAACTGGGGATCAGATGACTGTGCGATCGCATGTTGTGTATCTGCAACAGTTATGGGTAAAGATATGCAATTCTTCGGTGCTCGTGCCAACTTAGCTAAAGCTGTGCTTTACGCGATCAATGGTGGTGTAGACGAAAAAACAAAAATGCAAGTAGCTCCTAAATTCCGCCCAATGACTGGTGATACTTTAGACTACAACGAATTTATCGATCGTTACAAAGACATCATGGATTGGTTAGCTGAATTGTATGTAAATACATTGAATGTTATCCACTACATGCATGATAAATACTCATATGAAGCAGCACAATTAGCCTTCATGGAAAGTAACTTACAACGTACATTTGCAACTGGTATCGCAGGTATTTCACATGCTGCTGACTCAGTAATGGCTATCAAACATGGTAATGTAAAAGTTATTCGTGATGAAGACGGATTAGCGGTTGATTATGTTCCTCAAAATGAGTTCCCAACTTATGGTAACGACAATGAAGAAGCAGATGCAATGGCTAACTGGATCCTTGAGTACTTCATGACTCAAATCAGACGTCAACATACGTACCGTAACGCTAGACCAACAACTTCATTATTGACAATCACTTCTAATGTAGTTTACGGTAAAGCAACTGGTAACTTACCAGATGGACGTCGTGCAGGTAAACCATTGGCACCAGGTGCTAACCCAAGTTATCAAGATGGCAAATTCTTAGGTGAGAAAAATGGTCTTTTAGCTTCACTTAACTCAACTGCTAGACTTGAGTACACAAGTGCATTAGATGGTATCTCTAATACACAAACGATCAATCCTAACGGTTTAGGTAAAGATGATGAAACAAGAATCGAAAATCTACGTAACGTAATGGATGGCTACTTCGATAAAGGTGGTTACCACTTGAACGTTAACGTATTCACAAATGAATTGCTTTTAGATGCACAAGCACATCCAGAAAAATATCCAAACTTAACGATCCGTGTATCTGGATATGCCGTGAAATTCCGTGACTTAACTCCTGAGCAACAAGCAGACGTTATTTCTAGAACTTCACACGATAGACTGTAA
- the parC gene encoding DNA topoisomerase IV subunit A, with protein sequence MEKRQEVQELTLEEVMGDRFGRYSKYIIQERALPDIRDGLKPVQRRILFSMNKDGNTFEKSFRKSAKSVGNIMGNYHPHGDSSIYEAMVRLSQDWKLREVLIEMHGNNGSMDGDPPAAMRYTEARLSELSGEMLKDIEKDTVDFVWNFDDTEKEPTVLPAKYPNLLVNGSTGISAGYATEIPTHNLAEIIDGTIYLIDHPNASLEKLMEFIPGPDFPTGGILQGKEEIKKAYETGRGKVILRSKTKIEPLKGGKQQIIVTEIPYEVNKATLVKKIDEVRLNKKIEGIAEVRDESDRTGLQIAIELKKDTNAEGILNYLFKNTELQINYNFNMVAIDNMTPHQVGLKRILDSYVAHRKEVITNRSQFELDKAQARQHIVSGLIKALSILDQVIETIRASKDKKDAKNNLVKEYAFTEAQAEAIVTLQLYRLTNTDITQLEKEAEELSRLVAELTTILNDEKELFNVMKKELREVKKQYGNERLTQIENEIQEIKIDTQVLVAQEDVVVTVTHEGYIKRSSLRSYSASKPEEIGMKEGDFLLYTGEVNTLDHVLLITNKANVIYRPVHELPDLRWKEIGEHISQTILNLSIDESIIAVYTYKELSPTKTFVFMTKEGMIKQTKMTDFEPWRTYKSRPTNCMKLKSDTDEIVNVYLTNEQKLLDVFLVSHRGFGLRYPLEEVPVVGAKAAGVKAMNLKDQDYVVNGLLVYQEGDTPVVILTQRGSIKRMLAQELTQLGRAKRGLMVLRELKKNPHRVSFMSESSTLELLVTTQSGKQYTIDSQTYPINDRTSNGSFMLDEKQDGEILEVHEMHTAELPEKEETE encoded by the coding sequence GTGGAAAAACGCCAAGAAGTTCAAGAACTGACTCTTGAAGAAGTAATGGGCGATCGTTTTGGAAGATATTCCAAATATATCATTCAAGAGCGTGCCCTGCCAGATATTCGTGATGGATTAAAACCAGTTCAGCGCAGAATTTTATTTTCCATGAACAAAGATGGCAATACATTTGAAAAGAGTTTTAGAAAATCGGCAAAATCTGTCGGAAATATTATGGGGAATTATCACCCCCATGGAGACAGCAGTATTTACGAAGCGATGGTTCGTTTAAGTCAAGACTGGAAGCTTCGTGAAGTTTTGATCGAAATGCATGGGAATAATGGAAGTATGGATGGTGATCCGCCCGCTGCCATGCGTTATACTGAGGCCCGCTTATCAGAATTAAGTGGAGAAATGCTGAAAGATATCGAAAAAGACACCGTCGACTTTGTGTGGAACTTTGATGATACAGAAAAAGAACCAACAGTTTTACCCGCAAAATATCCCAATTTGTTAGTCAATGGCTCCACAGGGATATCAGCAGGTTATGCGACGGAGATCCCTACGCATAATTTGGCCGAAATCATAGATGGAACGATCTATCTGATTGATCATCCAAATGCTTCATTAGAAAAATTAATGGAATTTATCCCAGGACCTGATTTTCCTACAGGAGGTATTCTGCAAGGAAAAGAAGAAATCAAGAAGGCCTATGAAACAGGACGAGGAAAAGTGATTCTCCGTTCGAAAACAAAAATCGAACCATTAAAAGGCGGTAAACAGCAGATCATCGTCACTGAAATTCCTTATGAAGTGAATAAAGCGACACTAGTGAAAAAAATCGATGAAGTACGTCTGAATAAAAAAATCGAGGGGATCGCAGAAGTTCGTGACGAAAGTGACCGAACGGGGCTGCAGATCGCTATCGAGTTGAAAAAGGATACCAACGCTGAAGGAATCTTGAACTATCTTTTTAAAAATACTGAATTGCAAATCAATTACAACTTTAATATGGTTGCCATCGATAACATGACACCGCATCAAGTGGGGCTCAAACGTATTTTAGACAGCTATGTTGCGCACCGCAAAGAAGTGATCACAAACCGCAGTCAGTTTGAATTGGATAAAGCGCAAGCCCGTCAACATATCGTATCTGGTTTGATCAAAGCCTTATCGATCCTTGATCAGGTCATTGAAACGATCCGTGCATCAAAGGATAAAAAAGATGCAAAAAACAATTTAGTGAAAGAGTACGCGTTTACAGAAGCACAAGCGGAAGCAATCGTTACTTTACAATTGTATCGTTTAACAAATACAGATATTACACAGCTTGAAAAAGAAGCGGAAGAACTTAGTCGTTTAGTTGCTGAATTGACAACTATTTTGAATGATGAAAAAGAATTGTTCAATGTCATGAAAAAAGAGCTTCGCGAGGTCAAAAAGCAATATGGAAATGAACGCTTGACTCAAATCGAAAATGAGATCCAAGAGATCAAGATCGATACACAAGTATTGGTTGCTCAAGAAGATGTTGTAGTCACAGTAACACACGAAGGCTACATCAAGCGGAGCAGTTTGCGTTCTTACAGTGCATCCAAGCCGGAAGAAATCGGGATGAAGGAAGGGGACTTCCTGCTTTATACCGGTGAAGTCAATACGTTGGATCATGTTTTATTGATCACTAATAAAGCGAATGTGATTTATCGTCCGGTCCATGAATTACCAGATCTAAGATGGAAAGAAATCGGCGAGCACATTTCTCAAACGATTCTAAATCTGTCGATAGATGAGTCGATCATCGCTGTTTATACCTATAAAGAACTGTCACCGACAAAAACATTTGTTTTCATGACAAAAGAAGGTATGATCAAGCAAACAAAAATGACTGATTTTGAACCTTGGAGAACCTATAAGAGTCGACCAACAAACTGTATGAAACTGAAATCCGATACAGATGAAATCGTCAATGTTTATTTGACGAATGAGCAAAAGCTCTTGGATGTCTTTTTAGTTAGTCATCGAGGATTTGGCCTCCGTTATCCATTAGAAGAGGTGCCAGTCGTCGGAGCAAAAGCTGCTGGGGTAAAAGCGATGAACTTAAAAGACCAAGATTATGTGGTCAACGGTTTATTAGTTTATCAAGAAGGAGATACACCGGTCGTGATCTTAACGCAGCGTGGAAGTATCAAGCGAATGCTTGCACAAGAACTCACACAGTTAGGTAGAGCAAAACGAGGACTGATGGTCTTAAGAGAACTAAAGAAAAATCCACATCGTGTGAGCTTTATGTCAGAAAGCAGTACGCTAGAGCTTTTAGTAACTACTCAAAGTGGCAAACAATATACGATTGATTCTCAAACATACCCAATTAACGACAGAACTTCTAATGGTTCATTTATGTTGGATGAGAAACAAGATGGAGAAATCCTAGAAGTCCATGAAATGCATACAGCCGAGTTGCCTGAAAAAGAAGAGACTGAATAA